One genomic region from Enterobacter hormaechei ATCC 49162 encodes:
- a CDS encoding transcriptional regulator, whose translation MQREDVLGQALQLLEIQGIASTTLEMVADRIDYPLDELKRFWPDKEALLYDALRYLSQQVDIWRRQLMLNDELTTEQKLLARYTALTECVTNNRYPGCLFIAACTYYPDPGHPIHQLADQQKRAAHEFTHELLTTLEVDDPAMVAKQMELVLEGCLSRMLVNRSQADVDTAHRLAEDILRFAQCRMGGALT comes from the coding sequence GTGCAACGCGAAGACGTACTGGGACAAGCCCTGCAATTGCTTGAGATTCAAGGGATCGCCAGCACCACGCTTGAGATGGTCGCCGACCGTATCGATTACCCTCTGGATGAACTTAAGCGCTTCTGGCCGGATAAAGAGGCGCTGCTGTATGATGCCCTGCGCTATCTCAGCCAGCAGGTGGATATCTGGCGCAGGCAGCTGATGCTGAATGATGAACTGACCACTGAGCAAAAACTGCTGGCACGCTATACCGCACTGACGGAGTGTGTAACCAACAACCGTTATCCTGGCTGTCTGTTTATCGCCGCCTGCACCTACTATCCGGATCCCGGGCACCCCATCCATCAGCTGGCAGATCAGCAAAAACGTGCTGCACACGAATTCACACACGAACTGCTGACCACACTTGAGGTGGATGACCCGGCGATGGTCGCGAAGCAGATGGAGCTGGTGCTGGAAGGTTGCCTGAGCCGCATGCTGGTGAACCGTAGCCAGGCTGATGTGGATACGGCGCACCGTCTGGCGGAGGATATTTTGCGCTTTGCGCAGTGTCGTATGGGCGGCGCACTGACCTAA
- a CDS encoding LysE family translocator, translated as MNVIPFLLFAFVASITPGPTNILVLANSQHFGVKNTVPAILGGCIAASAIVLISGAGAGEVLRQYPLIRQVMSWAGVLWLSWMSWQLFSAPAANLSSSRHVRFTARAAALLQVVNPKTWMMALAVVSLFAPASDHALRDIALMALWFLAISVVCLLCWAWLGKAVNRIFRTTVAMVRFQRVMALCLFISAWTGMLA; from the coding sequence GTGAATGTAATCCCCTTCCTGCTGTTTGCATTTGTTGCCTCCATTACGCCGGGGCCAACCAATATTCTGGTGCTGGCTAACAGTCAGCACTTTGGCGTAAAAAATACGGTTCCTGCGATCCTGGGCGGGTGTATTGCCGCCAGCGCTATTGTTCTGATTTCAGGTGCAGGGGCAGGAGAAGTGTTGCGCCAGTATCCGCTGATACGTCAGGTGATGAGCTGGGCGGGCGTGCTGTGGCTTTCCTGGATGAGCTGGCAGCTGTTTAGCGCCCCGGCCGCGAATCTCTCCTCCAGCCGCCATGTCCGATTTACCGCCCGGGCTGCGGCGCTATTACAGGTTGTAAACCCAAAAACCTGGATGATGGCGCTGGCAGTCGTCAGCCTGTTTGCGCCAGCAAGCGACCATGCATTACGGGATATTGCGCTGATGGCGCTATGGTTTCTGGCGATCTCCGTGGTCTGTTTGCTGTGCTGGGCGTGGCTGGGGAAGGCGGTGAACAGGATTTTCCGCACCACCGTGGCGATGGTGCGATTTCAGCGCGTGATGGCGCTGTGTTTGTTTATTTCCGCCTGGACGGGAATGCTGGCTTAG
- a CDS encoding AraC family transcriptional regulator has protein sequence MANDWLELRQHAETGIETIKAHFEGHAFDPHWHDSYLVGITLSGTQQFHCRRERHRSQPGDAFLLEPGEIHDGDAPVEGGFTYLTFYLDEHWLTHTLQGLYDATPGSYTLHFAQTLTREPQLVRSIGDTFASLHNDEMKIVQQSTMDNLLSQITAHCHWRKKLPSQLQSSAVAHRARDYLYAHIGENVGLSDLARETGTDRFTLTRCFKREFHLAPHAWLIQLRLAKARQMLACGELPVDVATAVGFADQSHLGRWFQRAYRISPAHYRRLCTNLPDVSRK, from the coding sequence ATGGCAAACGACTGGCTTGAGCTGCGTCAGCATGCAGAAACAGGTATTGAGACAATTAAGGCGCATTTCGAAGGACACGCCTTTGATCCCCACTGGCATGATAGCTATCTGGTCGGAATAACCCTTTCCGGCACGCAGCAGTTCCACTGTCGCCGTGAACGCCACCGTAGCCAGCCGGGCGATGCTTTTTTGCTTGAGCCCGGTGAAATCCATGACGGTGATGCACCGGTAGAGGGTGGCTTTACCTATCTGACCTTTTATCTGGATGAACACTGGCTCACCCATACGCTTCAAGGGCTGTACGACGCTACTCCCGGGAGCTATACCCTCCACTTTGCCCAAACGCTGACGCGAGAGCCTCAGCTGGTGCGCTCTATCGGGGATACGTTTGCCTCGTTGCATAACGATGAGATGAAGATCGTTCAACAAAGCACAATGGATAACCTGCTCTCTCAGATCACTGCTCACTGCCACTGGCGTAAGAAACTCCCGTCTCAGTTACAAAGCTCCGCCGTGGCGCATCGTGCCCGCGACTATCTCTATGCGCATATCGGCGAGAACGTCGGGCTGTCAGACCTTGCCCGTGAGACGGGTACGGATCGCTTTACGCTCACCCGCTGTTTTAAACGCGAATTTCACCTGGCACCGCACGCCTGGCTTATCCAGCTACGCCTGGCAAAAGCCCGACAGATGCTGGCGTGTGGGGAACTTCCTGTTGATGTTGCGACGGCAGTGGGTTTTGCCGATCAAAGCCATCTTGGTCGCTGGTTCCAGCGGGCATACCGTATTTCTCCGGCACACTACCGTCGGTTGTGCACAAACCTTCCAGACGTTTCCAGAAAATAA